The Edaphobacter flagellatus sequence CGCACTGTTGTATAAGGATGCAATGGATTATCGTCGCTTCATTCATCTGTATCGCGGAGCGCGCCTGCTTGCACTCTGCCTGCTTGTTTCTCTTGCTATGCGTGCGCATGCACAACGGGCGGCGCACACGTTTGCGGTTGCGAATGGACAGTTCACGCTCGACGGCAAGCCCTTCCGCGTGATCTCGGGCGAAATGCACTATCAGCGCATTCCGCGCGCTTACTGGCGCGATCGGTTTCGCATGGCGAAGGCGATGGGGCTGAATGCGGTGACGACGTATGTCTTCTGGAACGTACACGAGCCGCAGCCGGGTGTCTACGACTTCAGCGGTAATAACGATGTTGCAGAGTTTATCCGCGAAGCTCAGCAGGAGGGGCTCTACGTGATTCTGCGCCCTGGCCCTTATGTCTGTGCCGAGTGGGAGTGGGGCGGCTATCCGGCGTGGCTGTTGAAGGATCGCGGCATTGTTGTGCGCACGACCGATACGAAATTCATGCAGCCTGCTGCACGCTGGATCAAGCGGCTCGGCCAGGAGCTGGCTCCGCTGCAGATCGGCAACGGCGGCCCGATCATTCTGACGCAGGTTGAGAACGAGTACGGCTCCTTCGGCAAGGATCACGAGTACATGCAGCAGATTCACAAGCTGCTGGTGGATGCGGGCTTTACCAAGTCGCAGCTCTACACGGCTGACGGCCCGGAGCAGGTTCCGGATGGCTCGCTGCCCGATCTACCGGTCGGCATCAACTTTGGCGCGGGCAAGCCGGGTGATGCGGAAGCAGCATTCGCCACACTCAAGAAGCTGCGTCCCAATGGCCCTTTCTTCAACAGTGAGTATTGGGCCGGCTGGTTCGATCACTGGGGAGCGAAGCATGCGCATACGAACACTGACGCGCAGGTTGCGAACCTGCAGTGGATGCTGGAGCAGGGCTACTCGGTCAGCATCTATATGTTTCATGGCGGCACGAGCTTCGGCTGGATGAACGGCGCGAACTCCAACGGTAAGAACTACGAACCGGATGTGACGAGCTACGACTATGACTCGGCGCTGGATGAGAGCGGTCGGCCCACGCCGAAGTACTTTGCCATGCGCGATGCGATTGCGAAGGTCACCGGCGTGACGCCGCCTGCTGTGACTGAAGTGGCGTCTGCCATCAGCGTGCCGGCTTTCCCTCTCGCAGAGACGGCATCGCTGTGGGATAACCTGCCGCTCGCCATCAGCTCGGAGCAGGTGCAGAGCATGGAAGATATTGGCCAGGCTTACGGCTGGATTCTTTATC is a genomic window containing:
- a CDS encoding glycoside hydrolase family 35 protein encodes the protein MDYRRFIHLYRGARLLALCLLVSLAMRAHAQRAAHTFAVANGQFTLDGKPFRVISGEMHYQRIPRAYWRDRFRMAKAMGLNAVTTYVFWNVHEPQPGVYDFSGNNDVAEFIREAQQEGLYVILRPGPYVCAEWEWGGYPAWLLKDRGIVVRTTDTKFMQPAARWIKRLGQELAPLQIGNGGPIILTQVENEYGSFGKDHEYMQQIHKLLVDAGFTKSQLYTADGPEQVPDGSLPDLPVGINFGAGKPGDAEAAFATLKKLRPNGPFFNSEYWAGWFDHWGAKHAHTNTDAQVANLQWMLEQGYSVSIYMFHGGTSFGWMNGANSNGKNYEPDVTSYDYDSALDESGRPTPKYFAMRDAIAKVTGVTPPAVTEVASAISVPAFPLAETASLWDNLPLAISSEQVQSMEDIGQAYGWILYRTHLKADAAGELVLDQLHSYAQVYVNKKLAGTIDRRLNQNSLKLEAKAGAQLDILVENTGRVNFGKTIGGERAGITKQATLNGAPLLGWEIYPLTMAHVDKLRFAKKACEGPCFYRGGFDVAATADTFLDTGAFNKGQLWLNGRALGRIWNVGPQRTLYTPGPFLNKGHNETVVFDAQGKMGGTLRGLDKPVLDAPVK